One window of Globicephala melas chromosome 5, mGloMel1.2, whole genome shotgun sequence genomic DNA carries:
- the SDAD1 gene encoding protein SDA1 homolog isoform X2, whose protein sequence is MTFCKALILLRNKNLINPSSLLELFFELLRCHDKLLRKTLYTHIVTDIKNINAKHKNNKVNVVLQNFMYTMLRDSNATAAKISLDVMIELYRRNIWNDAKTVNVITTACFSKVTKILVAALTFFLGKDEEEKQDSDSESEDEGPTARDLLVQYATGKKSSKNKKKLEKAMKVLKKQKKKKKPEVFNFSAIHLIHDPQDFAEKLLKQLESSKERFEVKMMLMNLISRLVGIHELFLFNFYPFVQRFLQPHQREVTKILLFAAQASHHLVPPEIMQSLLMTVANNFVTDKNSGEVMTVGINAIKEITARCPLAMTEELLQDLAQYKTHKDKNVMMSARTLIQLFRTLNPQMLQKKFRGKPTEASIEARVQEYGELDAKDYIPGAEVLEVEKEEKNAEDDEDEWENTSLSDEAVSDGEWVDVHHSSDEEQKEISEKLNSMPLEERKAKAVAVSTSRVLSQEDFQKIRMAQMRKELDAAPGKAQKRKYIEIDSDEEPRGELLSLRDIERLHKKPKSDKETRLATAMAGKTDRKEFVRRKTKMNPFSSSTNKEKKKQKNFMMMRYSHNVRSKNKRSFREKQLALRDALLKKRKRMK, encoded by the exons ATG aCATTTTGCAAAGCTTTGATCTTGCTGAGAAATAAGAATCTCATCAATCCATCAAGTTTGCTAGAACTCTTCTTTGAACTTCTACGTTGCCACGATAAGCTCCTTCGAAAG aCTTTATATACTCATATTGTGACTGATATcaagaatataaatgcaaaacacAAGAACAATAAAGTGAATGTA gTATTGCAGAATTTCATGTATACCATGTTAAGAGATAGCAATGCAACTGCAGCCAAGATATCTTTGGATGTGATGATTGAACTCTACAGAAGAAACATCTG GAATGATGCCAAAACTGTCAATGTGATCACCACAGCATGTTTCTCTAAGGTCACCAAG ATATTAGTTGCTGCTTTGACGTTCTTCCTTGGAAAAGATGAAGAGGAGAAACAGGACAGTGACTCAGAATCTGAG GATGAAGGACCAACAGCAAGAGACCTGCTAGTGCAGTATGCCACAGGGAAGAAAAGctccaaaaacaagaaaaagttggAAAAGGCTATGAAAGTCCTCAAG aaacaaaagaagaaaaaaaaaccggAGGTGTTTAACTTTTCAGCTATTCACTTGATTCATGATCCCCAAG ATTTTGCAGAAAAACTACTGAAGCAGCTAGAGAGCTCTAAGGAGAGGTTTGAAGTGAAGATGATGCTCATGAACCTCATCTCCAGATTGGTGGGAATTCACGAG CTTTTTCTCTTCAACTTCTACCCCTTTGTGCAGAGGTTTCTGCAGCCCCACCAAAGAG AAGTAACGAAGATCCTTCTGTTTGCTGCACAGGCATCTCATCACTTAGTACCCCCAGAG ATCATGCAGTCATTGCTCATGACTGTGGCCAACAATTTTGTAACCGACAAGAACTCTGGAGAGGTCATGACAGTAGG aaTCAATGCTATAAAAGAGATAACAGCTCGATGTCCTCTAGCCATGACTGAAGAACTTCTCCAAGACCTGGCTCAGTATAAAACACACAAAGATAAGA ATGTGATGATGTCTGCTAGAACTTTGATTCAGCTCTTCCGAACACTGAATCCTCAGATGTTACAGAAGAAATTCCGG GGTAAGCCTACAGAGGCCTCCATAGAAGCAAGAGTGCAAGAATATGGAGAACTAGATGCTAAAGATTACATTCCAggagcagaagttctggaagttgaaaaagaagaaaaaaatgctgaagATGATGAAG ATGAGTGGGAAAACACGAGTCTCAGTGACGAGGCAGTTTCTGATGGCGAATGGGTTGACGTGCACCATTCTTCCgatgaagaacagaaagaaatc TCTGAGAAGCTGAACAGCATGCCCTTGGAGGAGCGGAAAGCCAAAGCCGTGGCCGTCAGCACTAGCCGAGTGTTAAGTCAGGAAGACTTCCAGAAAATCCGAATGGCCCAAATGAGGAAAGAACTCGACGCTGCCCCTGGGAAAGCCCAAAAGAGGAAATACATCGAAATAGACAGTGATGAGGAGCCCAG GGGTGAGTTACTTTCTCTTCGGGACATTGAACGCCTTCATAAAAAGCCAAAGTCTGACAAGGAGACAAGACTAGCAACTGCAATG gCTGGAAAAACAGACCGAAAAGAATTTGTgaggagaaaaaccaaaatgaatCCATTTTCCAGTTCCACgaataaggagaagaaaaagcagaagaaCTTCATGATGATGCGGTATAGTCATAACGTCCGGTCAAAAAATAAGCGTTCCTTCCGAGAAAAGCAG cTGGCGTTACGAGATGCTctcttgaaaaagagaaaaagaatgaagtaa
- the SDAD1 gene encoding protein SDA1 homolog isoform X1: MSSRNNNKLPSNLPQLQNLIKRDPPAYVEEFLQQYNHYKSNVEIFKLQPNKPSKELAELVMFMAQIGHCYPEHLSNFPQELKDLLSYNHTVLDPDLRMTFCKALILLRNKNLINPSSLLELFFELLRCHDKLLRKTLYTHIVTDIKNINAKHKNNKVNVVLQNFMYTMLRDSNATAAKISLDVMIELYRRNIWNDAKTVNVITTACFSKVTKILVAALTFFLGKDEEEKQDSDSESEDEGPTARDLLVQYATGKKSSKNKKKLEKAMKVLKKQKKKKKPEVFNFSAIHLIHDPQDFAEKLLKQLESSKERFEVKMMLMNLISRLVGIHELFLFNFYPFVQRFLQPHQREVTKILLFAAQASHHLVPPEIMQSLLMTVANNFVTDKNSGEVMTVGINAIKEITARCPLAMTEELLQDLAQYKTHKDKNVMMSARTLIQLFRTLNPQMLQKKFRGKPTEASIEARVQEYGELDAKDYIPGAEVLEVEKEEKNAEDDEDEWENTSLSDEAVSDGEWVDVHHSSDEEQKEISEKLNSMPLEERKAKAVAVSTSRVLSQEDFQKIRMAQMRKELDAAPGKAQKRKYIEIDSDEEPRGELLSLRDIERLHKKPKSDKETRLATAMAGKTDRKEFVRRKTKMNPFSSSTNKEKKKQKNFMMMRYSHNVRSKNKRSFREKQLALRDALLKKRKRMK, from the exons ttTCTACAGCAGTATAATCACTACAAATCCAATGTGGAGATTTTCAAATTACAACCAAATAAACCCAGCAAAGAACTGGCAGAGCTGGTGATGTTTATGGCACAG ATTGGTCACTGTTATCCAGAACATTTAAGTAACTTTCCTCAAGAGCTGAAAGATCTTCTCTCTTACAACCACACTGTCTTGGATCCAGATCTCCGAATG aCATTTTGCAAAGCTTTGATCTTGCTGAGAAATAAGAATCTCATCAATCCATCAAGTTTGCTAGAACTCTTCTTTGAACTTCTACGTTGCCACGATAAGCTCCTTCGAAAG aCTTTATATACTCATATTGTGACTGATATcaagaatataaatgcaaaacacAAGAACAATAAAGTGAATGTA gTATTGCAGAATTTCATGTATACCATGTTAAGAGATAGCAATGCAACTGCAGCCAAGATATCTTTGGATGTGATGATTGAACTCTACAGAAGAAACATCTG GAATGATGCCAAAACTGTCAATGTGATCACCACAGCATGTTTCTCTAAGGTCACCAAG ATATTAGTTGCTGCTTTGACGTTCTTCCTTGGAAAAGATGAAGAGGAGAAACAGGACAGTGACTCAGAATCTGAG GATGAAGGACCAACAGCAAGAGACCTGCTAGTGCAGTATGCCACAGGGAAGAAAAGctccaaaaacaagaaaaagttggAAAAGGCTATGAAAGTCCTCAAG aaacaaaagaagaaaaaaaaaccggAGGTGTTTAACTTTTCAGCTATTCACTTGATTCATGATCCCCAAG ATTTTGCAGAAAAACTACTGAAGCAGCTAGAGAGCTCTAAGGAGAGGTTTGAAGTGAAGATGATGCTCATGAACCTCATCTCCAGATTGGTGGGAATTCACGAG CTTTTTCTCTTCAACTTCTACCCCTTTGTGCAGAGGTTTCTGCAGCCCCACCAAAGAG AAGTAACGAAGATCCTTCTGTTTGCTGCACAGGCATCTCATCACTTAGTACCCCCAGAG ATCATGCAGTCATTGCTCATGACTGTGGCCAACAATTTTGTAACCGACAAGAACTCTGGAGAGGTCATGACAGTAGG aaTCAATGCTATAAAAGAGATAACAGCTCGATGTCCTCTAGCCATGACTGAAGAACTTCTCCAAGACCTGGCTCAGTATAAAACACACAAAGATAAGA ATGTGATGATGTCTGCTAGAACTTTGATTCAGCTCTTCCGAACACTGAATCCTCAGATGTTACAGAAGAAATTCCGG GGTAAGCCTACAGAGGCCTCCATAGAAGCAAGAGTGCAAGAATATGGAGAACTAGATGCTAAAGATTACATTCCAggagcagaagttctggaagttgaaaaagaagaaaaaaatgctgaagATGATGAAG ATGAGTGGGAAAACACGAGTCTCAGTGACGAGGCAGTTTCTGATGGCGAATGGGTTGACGTGCACCATTCTTCCgatgaagaacagaaagaaatc TCTGAGAAGCTGAACAGCATGCCCTTGGAGGAGCGGAAAGCCAAAGCCGTGGCCGTCAGCACTAGCCGAGTGTTAAGTCAGGAAGACTTCCAGAAAATCCGAATGGCCCAAATGAGGAAAGAACTCGACGCTGCCCCTGGGAAAGCCCAAAAGAGGAAATACATCGAAATAGACAGTGATGAGGAGCCCAG GGGTGAGTTACTTTCTCTTCGGGACATTGAACGCCTTCATAAAAAGCCAAAGTCTGACAAGGAGACAAGACTAGCAACTGCAATG gCTGGAAAAACAGACCGAAAAGAATTTGTgaggagaaaaaccaaaatgaatCCATTTTCCAGTTCCACgaataaggagaagaaaaagcagaagaaCTTCATGATGATGCGGTATAGTCATAACGTCCGGTCAAAAAATAAGCGTTCCTTCCGAGAAAAGCAG cTGGCGTTACGAGATGCTctcttgaaaaagagaaaaagaatgaagtaa